A single region of the Syntrophales bacterium genome encodes:
- a CDS encoding DEAD/DEAH box helicase family protein, with protein sequence MILKRYQSDALDWFEKFLKRCRESGQPRESYAQTTQEWRDMALFYRPLRTLETVPYVCVRIPTGGGKTLVAGMAIERVNRSLLHVPYSLSLWLVPSEPIREQTLKALRDKTSILCQSVSSALGELTVLDIEGALRVTPHVLNGSNVIIVATMQAFKQEETGRLSVYKQNGSLMEHFEGISDPEVRGNGSLVDVLRLRSPFVIVDEAHNQGTSLAFETLARFEPCAILELTATPDRIWQPSNVLFSVSASVLHSEDMIKMPLTLVQRPNWLDALRDAIACLNQLHQAAEAERSAGGNYLRPIMLLQAERRDADHETLTPERVKKALTDDFGIPEREIAIATGTMDEIADINILSENCPFRFIITVDKLREGWDCPFAYVLCSLRNTSSATAAEQILGRILRQPYAQKKDHPELNMAYAYLTSSNFAATVESLKDGLVRNGFERQEARELINIPDGAQTEDLFSQQQTSITYSTPELPETESIPDTLMKKIEITPENGSITLKGSFTETQVKTLQDVFHTPAGKQAVQEAITRMRSPRKAPPKSPAEQGELFKVPRLQLRQGGLWEPFEETHLLQGDWSLIDYPCDLPSFSKVNQNPQGGLMYLEKEKVKFTFFQPGIAEPVLFEYQSGWSQASLVYWLDRNIYDENLLPDEKAAFLNKAIDWLKANGFTLEELAYAKFRLRNALEAKIGEAKRLAMKRVHQELLLTPEEFVVNDRNLVVFEQGRYAYDSIYCGFTELPKHFFPLIGNLKGDGEEFECALFLATQLEGVNCWVRNVERKPTSFSLQTGSDRFYPDFLCQMVNGTVLAVEYKNSRDWDLPENIEKRQLGELWERRSNGSCFFTMPRGKDFEEIRRKAGEALKIK encoded by the coding sequence ATGATTCTGAAGAGATATCAGTCCGACGCGCTGGATTGGTTTGAGAAGTTCCTCAAACGCTGCCGAGAAAGCGGACAGCCGCGGGAAAGCTATGCCCAAACCACGCAGGAGTGGCGCGACATGGCATTGTTCTACCGCCCCTTGCGCACCCTCGAAACAGTTCCTTATGTCTGCGTACGCATTCCCACCGGTGGCGGAAAGACGCTCGTCGCCGGCATGGCCATTGAACGGGTGAACAGGAGTCTGCTGCATGTTCCCTATAGCCTGAGCCTCTGGCTGGTGCCGTCGGAGCCGATCCGCGAGCAGACCCTGAAGGCGCTACGCGACAAGACATCGATTCTCTGTCAGTCGGTTTCGTCGGCACTGGGGGAGTTGACTGTGCTCGACATCGAGGGGGCTTTACGAGTGACCCCGCATGTGCTGAACGGCTCGAACGTGATCATTGTCGCTACGATGCAGGCCTTCAAACAGGAGGAAACGGGGCGCCTGAGCGTCTATAAGCAGAACGGCAGCCTGATGGAGCACTTCGAGGGGATCAGCGATCCTGAAGTGCGCGGAAACGGATCGCTGGTTGATGTGTTGCGACTGCGCAGCCCCTTTGTCATTGTGGACGAGGCCCATAATCAGGGGACGTCTCTGGCCTTTGAAACCCTGGCGCGTTTTGAACCATGTGCCATCCTGGAACTCACGGCGACGCCGGACCGAATCTGGCAACCAAGCAATGTTCTCTTCAGTGTTTCTGCCTCCGTCCTGCACTCGGAAGATATGATCAAGATGCCCCTCACATTGGTGCAGCGGCCCAACTGGCTCGATGCCCTGCGCGATGCGATTGCCTGTCTGAATCAATTGCATCAGGCCGCCGAAGCGGAAAGATCGGCAGGAGGAAACTACCTGCGCCCGATCATGCTGCTGCAAGCAGAGCGCAGGGATGCGGATCACGAAACTTTGACGCCGGAGCGGGTCAAAAAAGCGCTGACGGATGACTTCGGCATTCCCGAACGTGAGATTGCCATCGCCACCGGAACAATGGACGAAATTGCGGATATCAATATCCTGTCCGAAAATTGTCCATTCCGCTTTATCATCACCGTGGACAAACTGCGCGAAGGGTGGGACTGTCCTTTTGCTTATGTGCTGTGCTCGTTGCGCAACACCAGTTCGGCCACGGCGGCGGAACAGATACTGGGGCGCATTTTGCGCCAGCCTTATGCCCAAAAGAAGGACCACCCGGAACTGAACATGGCTTATGCCTATTTGACATCGAGCAACTTTGCCGCCACGGTCGAGAGTCTGAAAGACGGTCTGGTGCGGAACGGCTTTGAACGGCAGGAGGCCAGGGAGCTGATCAACATCCCGGATGGAGCGCAAACCGAAGACCTTTTCAGTCAGCAGCAGACGAGCATTACCTACAGCACACCGGAGCTGCCCGAGACAGAGTCGATTCCTGACACGCTGATGAAAAAGATCGAGATCACCCCGGAGAATGGTTCTATCACGCTGAAGGGTTCTTTTACCGAAACCCAGGTGAAGACTTTGCAGGATGTTTTTCACACGCCAGCGGGAAAGCAGGCCGTGCAGGAGGCCATTACCCGGATGAGGTCGCCCCGCAAGGCCCCTCCCAAGTCACCCGCGGAACAAGGAGAATTGTTCAAGGTACCCCGGCTGCAGTTACGGCAGGGTGGGTTGTGGGAACCCTTCGAGGAAACCCACCTGTTGCAGGGGGACTGGAGCCTGATAGACTATCCTTGCGATCTGCCGTCTTTCAGCAAGGTAAACCAAAACCCTCAAGGCGGCTTGATGTATCTGGAGAAGGAAAAAGTGAAGTTCACCTTTTTTCAGCCCGGCATCGCGGAGCCAGTCTTGTTCGAGTACCAGTCGGGCTGGAGCCAAGCGTCTCTAGTCTATTGGTTGGACCGAAACATTTATGACGAAAACCTGTTGCCGGATGAAAAGGCGGCTTTTCTGAACAAGGCCATCGATTGGCTGAAAGCCAACGGCTTCACGCTGGAAGAACTTGCGTATGCAAAGTTCCGGTTGCGAAACGCACTGGAAGCAAAGATCGGCGAAGCCAAAAGGCTTGCCATGAAGCGGGTTCACCAGGAGCTTTTGCTTACGCCGGAGGAATTTGTTGTCAATGACAGAAACCTGGTTGTGTTTGAACAGGGGCGGTATGCTTATGACTCAATCTATTGCGGATTTACAGAATTGCCCAAGCACTTTTTCCCGCTAATCGGCAATCTGAAGGGAGATGGCGAAGAATTCGAGTGTGCGCTCTTTTTGGCGACGCAGCTTGAAGGGGTCAATTGCTGGGTTCGCAACGTTGAGCGCAAGCCGACGTCTTTTTCACTACAAACCGGCAGTGACCGCTTTTATCCCGACTTTCTCTGTCAGATGGTAAATGGCACTGTTCTGGCCGTTGAATACAAGAACAGTCGTGACTGGGATTTGCCGGAAAATATCGAAAAACGTCAACTCGGTGAACTGTGGGAGCGGCGCAGCAACGGCAGTTGCTTCTTCACTATGCCCAGGGGTAAAGACTTTGAGGAAATTCGGCGTAAGGCTGGGGAGGCGTTGAAAATCAAATAG
- a CDS encoding tetratricopeptide repeat protein, giving the protein MTPKAVVPGQILNHGDVIRTGADGWIAIVLSDETLLQLNRNSRFTLKDVAENAGWNLIRNVVVKTIRNVSSSRYMLNAGEGWFRNKNRNTRIDIEAFGMVAGVRGTELDLKLSDDGVATVAVLEGRITASNDLSSIDVRTGEQAVARPGKPITKSILLTPEDAVQWTIPVPPLFDDRGVPSEVRVALADLQAGNVKQTERQMADFTLRNHEEASGWSLLALTRIILGRKAEALQAADKAVQAAPDSANAFIIQGYAFQAAFDMDRALKSFKQALRLDGENVLALVNLARLQFGMELTDQALENLEKARRLAPQNGNVYNLEGFVLLAGRRTDEAIAAFRIASELDPSLGEPHMGLGLAYMRKGDSAQVLEEITTAVLLEPRRSLFLSYWGKMLYQLERFDKALDVLKTAAILDPRDPTPEFYQALILRDLNRPTEAIAAINRAVSLNDNRAVYRSRFLLDRDLASKNIDLSVLYNQLGLSAWAKNKAMASIKQDYNNSGGHLFLSGALRDADDRSWAFAGESLLSRLLQPANVNTFNTFNEYTAFFEKPAVHATVSGSFGEMQTSGGEVFLDGAIPALNLALAAGGLYQETDGWRSTNGERAGNFAVYGKWDPTMKDGLMAVYSSQKSKQKDTGYPRYEWDALQEPDAWTENSLSRVELGYHHHFSPRSDVLLHFSRLSSTTDIHDLRSFSQDLSGPPPMTAIGKTLFSGWNETPYRQMQGQFLFKAGAHQLILGCAQYWGENDLEGVSSADVNQVKTGGILTDVSINLYRNPIQTETSRSSQSYYLQDIWKINRYLSAEGALYFDRMENSDPLYKTAWTLNEFNPRFGIIFTPTAQDTFRLAAFRYLLPYITSRIDPMDIGGITVLRNNFQGAAIREGDLTWEREWRSGFLSIGGFYLEKEYAHQLIDASTAIVEQRERGRMKGAEVVINQLLWHGVGLAASYRYQDLQDESLPEANREDHRVTAGLKYVHALGFSAGISETWRHSRFEAISRDDEDIWITDVKIGYEFPGRKGSVNLECRNLFDQRFNWITDYFVFAGRAPSRETILTLSVNF; this is encoded by the coding sequence ATGACCCCCAAGGCGGTCGTACCGGGTCAGATTCTTAACCATGGCGATGTCATCCGCACGGGAGCCGATGGGTGGATCGCCATCGTTCTGTCAGATGAAACCCTCCTGCAATTAAATCGTAATTCCCGCTTTACCCTGAAGGATGTTGCCGAAAATGCCGGTTGGAACCTGATCCGGAATGTTGTTGTAAAAACTATCAGAAATGTATCGAGCTCCCGTTATATGCTGAATGCTGGCGAGGGATGGTTCCGCAACAAGAACAGGAATACACGGATAGATATTGAGGCGTTCGGCATGGTCGCGGGCGTTCGGGGTACCGAACTCGATTTGAAATTGAGCGATGACGGGGTTGCAACCGTAGCCGTTCTGGAAGGGAGAATCACTGCAAGTAACGATTTAAGTTCTATAGACGTCCGAACTGGTGAACAGGCGGTTGCCCGACCTGGCAAACCGATAACCAAGAGCATACTTCTGACCCCGGAAGATGCCGTTCAGTGGACGATCCCGGTTCCGCCCCTTTTTGATGACCGCGGTGTTCCTTCGGAGGTTCGGGTGGCCTTGGCGGACCTTCAAGCGGGAAATGTGAAACAGACCGAACGGCAAATGGCGGATTTCACTTTGCGCAATCACGAAGAGGCTTCCGGGTGGAGTCTGCTGGCCCTTACCCGCATTATTCTTGGTCGAAAAGCGGAGGCGCTGCAAGCCGCCGACAAGGCGGTACAAGCCGCGCCGGATTCGGCCAACGCCTTCATCATTCAGGGTTACGCTTTTCAGGCCGCGTTCGACATGGACCGCGCACTGAAATCATTCAAACAGGCGCTCCGCCTTGACGGTGAAAATGTTCTTGCTCTTGTCAATCTTGCCCGGCTTCAATTTGGCATGGAGCTGACCGATCAGGCTTTGGAAAATTTGGAAAAGGCTCGACGGCTCGCCCCGCAAAATGGTAATGTTTACAACCTCGAGGGATTTGTACTTCTGGCTGGAAGGCGTACCGATGAGGCCATTGCCGCTTTCCGAATAGCGTCCGAACTCGATCCCTCCCTTGGTGAGCCGCACATGGGGTTGGGACTCGCGTATATGCGGAAGGGCGATTCTGCGCAGGTCCTGGAAGAGATCACAACTGCCGTTCTCCTCGAACCACGGCGGTCGCTATTCTTGAGCTACTGGGGGAAAATGCTCTATCAGCTCGAACGTTTTGACAAGGCCCTGGATGTACTCAAAACAGCGGCTATTCTCGATCCCCGTGACCCTACCCCCGAATTCTACCAGGCGCTCATCCTGCGCGACCTCAACCGGCCGACGGAGGCCATCGCCGCGATTAACCGGGCAGTGTCGCTCAACGACAATCGGGCCGTGTACCGCTCACGCTTTCTGCTCGACCGGGATCTGGCTTCGAAGAACATTGATCTGTCAGTCCTTTATAACCAACTCGGCCTTTCCGCCTGGGCAAAAAACAAGGCGATGGCTTCCATCAAGCAGGATTACAATAATTCCGGAGGACATCTCTTTTTGTCCGGCGCCCTGCGGGATGCTGATGACCGCTCTTGGGCCTTCGCCGGGGAATCGCTGCTGTCGCGCCTACTGCAACCGGCCAACGTCAACACATTCAACACATTCAATGAATACACAGCATTCTTTGAAAAACCCGCCGTTCATGCGACCGTAAGTGGCTCGTTCGGCGAAATGCAGACCAGCGGGGGTGAAGTCTTTCTCGATGGCGCCATTCCCGCTCTGAACTTGGCCCTGGCGGCGGGTGGCCTTTATCAGGAGACGGACGGTTGGCGCAGCACGAACGGCGAACGTGCCGGCAATTTTGCCGTTTACGGGAAATGGGATCCAACAATGAAAGACGGTTTAATGGCTGTTTACTCAAGTCAGAAGTCGAAACAAAAAGATACCGGCTACCCGCGCTACGAATGGGACGCGCTGCAGGAACCGGATGCCTGGACGGAAAACAGCTTGAGCCGTGTCGAACTGGGATACCACCACCATTTTTCACCCCGTTCGGATGTGCTGCTGCATTTCAGTCGGTTGAGTTCAACCACTGATATCCACGATCTGAGGAGTTTCAGCCAGGACCTCTCTGGACCACCGCCCATGACCGCAATTGGAAAGACACTATTTTCCGGATGGAATGAGACGCCTTACCGCCAGATGCAGGGTCAGTTTCTCTTCAAGGCTGGGGCGCATCAGTTGATACTTGGATGCGCCCAGTATTGGGGAGAAAACGATTTGGAAGGAGTCAGCTCGGCAGATGTTAATCAGGTGAAAACCGGTGGTATCCTGACCGATGTCAGCATCAACCTTTATCGGAATCCGATTCAAACCGAGACGAGTCGGAGCTCTCAGAGCTACTACCTTCAGGATATTTGGAAGATCAATAGATACTTGAGCGCCGAGGGTGCGCTATACTTTGATCGGATGGAGAACAGTGACCCCCTTTACAAAACGGCTTGGACGCTTAACGAATTCAATCCCCGTTTCGGCATCATTTTTACCCCGACCGCTCAGGACACCTTCCGACTGGCCGCATTTCGCTATTTGCTGCCCTATATTACAAGCAGAATCGATCCGATGGACATCGGTGGTATCACGGTACTGCGCAACAACTTTCAGGGGGCAGCCATCAGGGAAGGAGATCTCACTTGGGAGAGGGAATGGAGATCGGGATTCTTGTCCATAGGCGGTTTCTACCTGGAAAAGGAGTATGCGCATCAGTTGATCGATGCTTCTACGGCAATCGTAGAGCAGCGGGAGAGGGGCCGTATGAAAGGAGCGGAAGTGGTGATCAATCAGCTCCTATGGCATGGTGTGGGGCTGGCAGCGAGCTATCGCTATCAGGACTTGCAAGACGAAAGTCTGCCGGAGGCCAACCGGGAAGACCACAGAGTCACGGCTGGCCTGAAGTATGTCCATGCGCTGGGATTTTCGGCGGGTATATCGGAGACCTGGCGCCATTCGCGATTTGAAGCGATCAGTAGAGACGATGAAGACATCTGGATTACCGACGTCAAAATCGGTTACGAATTCCCCGGCAGGAAAGGCAGCGTCAACCTTGAATGCCGCAACCTCTTCGACCAGCGTTTCAACTGGATTACTGATTATTTTGTCTTTGCCGGTCGTGCCCCGTCCCGGGAGACTATCCTGACCCTATCAGTAAACTTTTAA
- a CDS encoding rubrerythrin family protein: MAKEFKGSQTEKNLLAAFAGESQARNRYTYFSSAAKKEGFEQIAAFFTETADNEKEHAKVFFKHLQGGEVEITAAYPAGMVGTTKENLAAAADGEKMEWTTLYADFAKTAKKEGFSEVARSFEQIAKVEKFHEERYRRLLANVESGKAFRKEQAVRWHCRNCGYIFEGKMPPKICPACQHPQAYFEELAENY; the protein is encoded by the coding sequence ATGGCAAAGGAATTCAAGGGATCGCAAACGGAAAAGAATTTGCTGGCAGCCTTCGCTGGAGAGTCGCAGGCGAGAAACCGTTACACATATTTCAGCAGCGCGGCGAAGAAGGAAGGCTTCGAACAGATCGCGGCCTTTTTTACGGAGACGGCGGATAACGAAAAGGAGCACGCCAAGGTATTTTTCAAGCACCTGCAGGGCGGCGAAGTGGAGATTACCGCTGCCTATCCGGCGGGAATGGTAGGCACAACAAAGGAGAATCTTGCCGCAGCGGCGGACGGCGAAAAAATGGAGTGGACCACCCTCTATGCAGACTTCGCAAAAACGGCAAAAAAAGAGGGTTTTTCTGAAGTTGCCCGTTCTTTCGAGCAGATTGCTAAGGTGGAAAAGTTTCATGAGGAGCGCTACCGAAGGCTGCTGGCGAATGTCGAGTCCGGGAAGGCCTTCCGCAAGGAGCAAGCCGTGAGATGGCACTGCCGGAATTGCGGTTATATTTTTGAGGGCAAGATGCCCCCTAAAATCTGCCCTGCGTGTCAGCATCCCCAGGCCTATTTTGAAGAGTTGGCTGAAAACTACTAA